Below is a window of Stappia sp. DNA.
CGCCGCGATCCTCGGCTTTCCCGTCGGTTTCGTCGGCGCGGCGGAATCCAAGGACGCGCTTCTCGCCAATCCCTTCGCCATTCCCTGTCTTGTCCTGCGCGGCCGGCGCGGCGGCTCCGCAATGGCCGCGGCCGCGCTCAACGCGCTGGCCGGCGGCGTGCCGGAGGAGGCGCGCCCGTGAGCGGGCAGACCCTGGCCCCCTGGCTCACCGTGGTCGGCCTTGGCGATGACGGGGCCGAGGGACTGCCGCCGCTGGCGCGCCGGGCGCTTGACGAGGCGGGCCGCGTCTTCGGTGGCGCGCGCCACCGTGACCTGCTCGCCCCCGCCGGGATCGCGGTCACGCCCTGGCCCTCGCCTTTTCGCGCGGGGCTCGAGGCGCTGTTGGCCGCGCGCGGCACGCCGACGGTCGTGGTCGCCAGCGGCGATCCCATGTGGTTCGGCATCGGCGCGACGCTCGCTCGACATATCGCGGCGGACGAAATGCTGGTGCTTCCCGCGCCCTCGTCCCTGTCGCTCGCGGCCGCCCGGCTCGGCTGGCCCCTGCAGGAGGTGGAGATCCTGTCGCTGCATGGGCGTCCGCTCGATGCCATGCGCGCGTGCCTCTTTCCCGGCGCCCGGCTCCTGTGTCTGACCTCGGACGGCGCGGCGATCTCCGACATCGCCGACCTGCTCGCCGATGAGGGCTATGGCGCGAGCCGGCTGACGGTGCTGGAACATCTCGGCGGCCCTCGCGAACGGCGCGTCAGCGGCACCGCCGAAGGCTGGTGCGAAACGGTCAATGATCTCAATGTGCTCGCCATCGAGGCGGTGCCGGTCCGCGACACCCCCTTGCGCGCCCGCGTGCCGGGGCTGCCGGACGACGCCTTCCGCCACGACGGCAAGATCACCAAGCGCGAGGTGCGGGCCGTGACGCTCGCCCGGCTCGCGCCCGTGCCCGGCGCGCTCCTGTGGGACATCGGCGCGGGCTCCGGTGCGGTCTCCATCGAATGGCTGCGCGCCGCGCGCGGGACGCGGGCCATCGCACTGGAGCCGAACGACGCGCGCCGGACGACCGCGCGCGCCAATGCCGCGGCACTCGGCACGCCCCACCTCGATCTGCGCGACGCCACCGCGCCGGATGCGCTTGATGGACTGGAGGACCCCGATGCGGTGTTTCTCGGCGGCGGCCTGACGGCGCCGGGCATCGTCGACGCGGTGATGGCCGCGCTTCGGCCCGGCGGCCGGCTGGTCGCCAACGCGGTGACGCTGGAAAGCGAGGCGGTGCTGCTTGCCGCGCACGCCCGCCACGGCGGCGAGCTTTGCCGGCTGTCCATCGCCCGCGCGAGCCCGGTCGGCGGCCTCACCGGCTGGCGCCCCCTGATGCCCGTCACCCAATGGAGCCTCGTCAAGCCATGAGTGCCGATCCGGCGCACCTCCCCACCGGCCCGTCGACCGGAAAGCCCTCCGGAACCCTTTATGGCGTCGGGCTCGGCCCCGGCGATCCGGAGTTGATGACGCTGAAGGCGCATCGCCTGATCTCGAACGCGCGCGTGATCGCCTATCCCGCGCCGGACGACGGGGCGAGTTTCGCCCGCTCGATCGCCGCCGACGCGATCCCCGCGCAGGCCCGCGAAATCCCGATCGTCGTGCCGATGCGCGTGGCGCGCTTTCCCGCAAAGGCCGTCTACGACCGCGCAAGCGCGGAGATCGCCGCGGAGCTGGAGGCGGGCGAGGATGTCGTCGTGC
It encodes the following:
- the cbiE gene encoding precorrin-6y C5,15-methyltransferase (decarboxylating) subunit CbiE, with amino-acid sequence MSGQTLAPWLTVVGLGDDGAEGLPPLARRALDEAGRVFGGARHRDLLAPAGIAVTPWPSPFRAGLEALLAARGTPTVVVASGDPMWFGIGATLARHIAADEMLVLPAPSSLSLAAARLGWPLQEVEILSLHGRPLDAMRACLFPGARLLCLTSDGAAISDIADLLADEGYGASRLTVLEHLGGPRERRVSGTAEGWCETVNDLNVLAIEAVPVRDTPLRARVPGLPDDAFRHDGKITKREVRAVTLARLAPVPGALLWDIGAGSGAVSIEWLRAARGTRAIALEPNDARRTTARANAAALGTPHLDLRDATAPDALDGLEDPDAVFLGGGLTAPGIVDAVMAALRPGGRLVANAVTLESEAVLLAAHARHGGELCRLSIARASPVGGLTGWRPLMPVTQWSLVKP